The genome window TCTTACTGTTGGCAAATGGTGAAGTTTAAAAGTTTAATCAGGTAAAATTTAGTAGAACTATAAGGATTAATTGAAAGTGGAAAAAGATAACACAGGTATCTCAGAAACCATCAATTCAAAAAATTCGGTAAAGGATACACATAACCCAACACCAGCCTTAAGCTAATACATCTATTATATGTGTGCCcagatgaggggaaaaaaatatatatatatataactgaatattatTCAcctatataaaagaataaaatcttgccaccTGGGATgatatggatgaacctggaggacctTACACTAAAAGAaacaagccagacaaagaaaaacaaatactgtaaatacacttatatgaggaatcttaaaaaaaaaaagttaaattcatagaaacagacagtagaatggtggctgccaggggctagATAGTGGGAGAAATAGGGAGAAGTTGGTCAAATGGTTAAACtgtcagttataagatgaataagtaatTGGGATCTAATGTACTACGTAGTGACTCACTTAATAATACagcattatatacttgaaatttactaagagaagatcttaagcattctcatcatgcacacacacacacacacacaaaggcagcTATATAAGGTggtagatgtgttaattaacttgattgtggtaatcatttcacaatatacacatatatcaaatcattacattgtacactttaaacatatacaattttatttgtaaattatacctcaacaaagctggaaaattttaaataaagataaaagtaatATAATACACTTATCAACATTCTGGGAATAAATATGAAACTCTAGATAGCATAAAAAATATTCTAGGGAAATATAAACTAGCGGGGCCTCCTCTATGAATAGCTGCATGATTGAGACGGCCTATACTGGCAGGGAAGGTGAGGAAGACTCCTTGGCCAGCTCTGGACTTGTCCAGCACCATGACACTCACGATTGGGAGGAGCCATACAGGAGTGCTGAGTGTGAGGAGGTATTTCACACTGGACAAAGAGGTTACCAGTGCAGTGAAAGTGGGCAAGCTTGTAGCCACAGAGAGGAATATATCCACCTGGGAGAAAAGGCTTATGAGTGCAGTGATTGTGGGAAAGGTTTTAGCTGCAACTCCAGCCTCAGGGTACACCAGAGAATCCATACAGGATCAAGGCCTTTTGAGTGTGCTGAATGTGGCAAATCCTTTGGCAGAAGATCTCACCTCATTCAGCACCAGAAAACACACACTCAAGAAAAACTTTATGAGTGCAAccaatgtgggaaagcctttggcCGCAAGGACACACTTACTCAGCACCAGAAGATTCATAGCGGTGAAAAGCCTTATGTGTGCAGCATTTGTGGGAAAGCCTTTGTCCGTAAAGATGCACTTAATGACCACTGGAAAATCCATACTAGAGAGAAATCTTCTGAGTGTGATGTATGTGGGAAATTTTTTAGCCACAGATCCTATGTTAAAATACATAAGAGAATTGACAGTGGAACAAGGCCTTACGCGTGTAATGAGTGTGGGAAAACATACATCAGTAAGCCCCACCTTAGTCGACACAAGAAAGTTCACACCACAGTAAAGCCTGTGGATGAAGCGAATGTGAGAAATTCATCAATAAGTCCAGCCTCATTTTACACCAGAGACTTCCCAATGGAGCAAGACCTTATGTGTTCAGCAAATGTGGGAGAGCCTATAGAAGACTCTCCCACCTTGCTTGACACATAAAAGTTCACACTGAAGAAAGGCCTCATGAGTGAAGCAGTTTTggtgctcctttgcctgcatttATAAAGTTCACTTAGTACCAGAACCTTCACACTAGAGAGAGGCCTTAAGAGAGTGGGGAATGTGCTTTCTCCTTTCTCAACATAGAATGactcataaaagagaaaaactctgAAAGTAGCCTTTGCAATGAAGCCAGCAACAAGAAGTTGAACTTCATACATCCAGTATCCACACAGGAGAGATAACTTCAAGTACCAGGTATGTGGGAAGCTTTCAGGAGCTACTTTACTTTTTCTAACCTTCCCAGGACCTTCCCTTGGCCTGACGTATATCATTACCAGTGTCTGTTGCAGAAACTGTCCCACTTCTATCATCAGTCAGGGGCCACACACTGTGTTTCTCTTACGCCAGTGTACTCATCAGGTGAGGCAGAGTGCTgctctctctcctgtttcctgGAGGAAATCAAGAACCCACTGGGAATCCTCTTTCCCTACCCCCTGGTGGTTTCAGTGTGGACATGACCCAGCTCTGGCCGAAAAGATCTGAGCTAGAATCTGCTGCAGTTTCCCAAAAGTTTCCATTTTCCATGGACAGTATTGACTCTACATGGACTAGCTGAACCGGATTTCTCCAGCCTCCAAATCACCCAACCTTAGAACTGCCTGTACCACACTGATCTAACTTGTGCAATTAAAAAgcattattgtaaaaaaaaaaaaaaagcctttgttCTGTTTATCTGGTGGGGTTGATTGAGAAAATAAATGGGCTTTCAGGAAACAGGGCTCACTGAGctcatttcttcctttcacaCCTACAAAGGTTTTGATTGCTTTCCACTGTTAGGAACAAAACTACGACTGTGGGCTGAGCTAAATAGCTAAGCAGTACGGTAGGCACTAGCCACATAtgactattgagcacttgaaataagCTAAGGTATGCTGTAAGCATCAAATGCACACTAGATTTCCAAGACAtagtatgaagaaaaaaagagaaagagtgtAAAACATCTTATAATCTTTATATTGACTATATGTTAAAACTATTTTGAGTATATTGGGTTAAATagaatgttattaaattttttaaaaaagaaatggcaacctaaatgtccatcaacagatgaatggataaagaagatgtggtacatacatacaatggaatattactcagctgtaaaaagcaatgaaactgggacatctttagagacatggatggacctagagactgtcatacagagtgaagtgagtcagaaagagaaaaacaaatactgtatattaacacatatatgtggactatagaaaaatggtacaaatcaacaggtttgcaaggcagaactagagacacagatgtagagaacaaacatatggacatcaagtggggaaagcggggagggttgggggcggaacgaattgggagactgggataccaaattgtacactctaaatatatgcagtttattgtaaaaaataaaaaaattaaaagttaaaaaaaaaaaaaaaagaaatgggctttGCCCACATAAAGACAGGAATACCTTTTGTGGGAGTCCCAAACTATGTGTCTCAGAGAAGATAGCACGATGGCAGAGAACAGCTCTCAATCTGATTTGGCCTAATTGACAATGGTGGCTGATCCCTCTTAAGAAAAGCTATTCAGCCTTGCAGGATTTATTTTATGACCTAGATGTCAGGATGAGCCCTAAACTAACCCTGATGAAGGGCTAATTGGTATGACAACCTCCAGGGCTTCTAGGAACAGAATGAGTTGTCACTTTTCCCCAGGGGGTGTCTCACATTCCCCAACACTATTGATAGCTGTCTCCCAAGACCTATCCAGAAGTCATAGCCCCTGTGAAGTCTAAAATCTGGTAGGTAGATAAGCCCTACAGGGGCTAAGTgggaaatataattgatatatttcTTGTTCTAATGCATAGAATGTTATCTTTGATGATGTTCAAAAGTATTAAGGGTTAAAggtataaattctatttttatacttTCTCAAATTTTAAGCCTTAACACTTAGTAAAGCTGACACTGGTAAATATCGTTTTACTTAGAAATCCTAAAGTAGGTTTGACTAtatcttatttagaaaaaaaactttaaaaaaattaatgaagtatATCTTTTAGATTAAAATAAGCATAATATAGAAATACTGTGTACAGAAACACTGAGTGGTGGGGAGTGTTTGAGGTTGTGGCAAACTAGAGGTTATGTGTCTGTTCTCAAGAGCATACACAAATTTCATATGACTATGGCTCTGTGGGTTAAAAGTGTACAGAAATTCTTAGGACCTACAGACCTCTTTCTCTCCTGTGACCAAGGTCAATGTCAAAACAATCTGAAGTTTTCCTGGATTCCTGTACCTCCCTGGGCTGTTGACCTTATGGCCATCACTGCACAGACAGGCACCCTAGGGCAGAGAAGAGAGATTCTCTGTAGTCTTGGATGGGTCTTGTGACCAAGCCAGTGTTTAGGAGGGCATGGTcttaattgttctccagtttttgCTGCTACTGAGGCAGAGCTGACCCTACCAAGATATGGGAAGTGGGAGATGGCTGAGTTGATATAGGGTTGGTtgattttccaaaagaaatggGAGATCCAGATCTTTATGTAGACCCATGTTAtctcttaacagctttattggtgtataattggaatacaataaactgcacttACTTAAATTGTACAATTTCATGAACTttgacatatgtatgtataataccATCACAACAATTAAGGTAATGAACATATTATTACCTCCAAAAGTTTTCTCATGCCCCTTAATAATCTCTTCCTCTTGTCCCTCCCTAATCCACATGCAAGTATTGATTTGTTTTATCTCATAAtacattagtttgcattttctagaattttatataaatgtaatagagtttgagtttatttttttctaccttctgCCAGTAAGCATAATTGTTTTGAGATTATTTACTGTTGTGGAGAATATcaataggttatttttttttgttgctgagtaatatttcactgtgtatgGATGTTATACAATTGTTTATCCATCagttgttgatggacattcaggttgtttccagattctgtctattaaaaagaaagcttatttgaagcaaaaaaaaaaaaaaaaaaggaaaaagcatctTTAATGACTTCACAGAGGCAGTTCCCTTGCAAAAGAAAGGCAACTCCTCAAGAACAAACCTCACCACTCATATTGCTTCCACACTGCCCTTGAAGGGTCAGGTTCTAGCACGGCCCAGGGGAGAATTTCAAGATACAGGGATGAAATAACACCTATATCCAATGTAACTGCAAGTTCTTGCTAATTTGTATAAGCAACAAATCAGGAAATATTGTGGGAATGGATTTTAAGCTTGCTGGACCAATGAGACCAGAACCTAAGGTTAAATTGGGTAAAATTTATCAAGATGGTAAACTTACCTGATATTTGGCATTTAATGGACAAGATGAAGCAACTGGAAGTGGATCTAACAGTTTGCTGAAGCCTGGATTGAATGGTGGCCTACATAAAAGAGTTCAAATGACCCAGAATTTCCCTGGGATAATTTTTCTGTACCTCAGAGGTACAACTCCTATAAATTACGTTTCCAAGTTTTCTTGTCCTCTGACTTCCATGTAGGTTCAGCCAAGTGGGAGGCACTTATGGGAGACTGAAGGACAGGAAGTAGAGAGAATCCAGGTTTCTTCTCCTCACTCTATGCTTCATCTGGCTTCTCTGGCAATGTCGGCATCTCCTTTACTCCAGTAGCACTTCCAGACAGTCCTGCCACGGTTCCGACATTTACCAAGTGATCTTGGGCCCTGGACACCAGTAAGACAATCCTAGCTTTGTCCCTCTAGCCTAGAGCTGGTAATTGCTTCTTGCTGATACTAATCTCTCTGttgccccacctccccccactttTGGGTTCCCAAGAAATCCATCAACTGAGTAGCCAGTTCCCTGAATTAAACTCCTTCTATTTAAATActtctttaaagtatttttaagtcCTAATTTTTCTGGTTGTACCCTAACTAGTAACTAACTATGCTGAAAGAATGGAAGGAGGAGGATAAGTGTGTGAGTAAGAAATATGGGAGCTAAATATTCTTTAGTCATGGTTTCTGCAGAAAACAGCTTATTCAAAAGGTAGCTGAAGAGAATTTAATGAAATGACTATTCATAGAGTTAAGGGAAGGATTAAGGAACCCAATAGAAGCAGTGATGCACCCAGAGACTTAAGAATAGTAGGAAGGTATTCACAGACTTATGAAAGAAGGCAAGGGAGAGAGCAGGGTTACTAGAACTGGCAAGACCTATTAATTGTGGGAAAGGGCCCCCCAATAGGAGTTGTGGCCACCAATAGAGGAACACAGCCACTACTAAAGTGTAATCTGGCAGGGAAGGATCATCAGGGAGGGTGAATAGACACCTGACTTTTCTTTGCTCCTGACCTTAGATCTCCTGCCAATACCTGTCATTGGCAAAATGCAAATGATAAGCAAAGCTCAAAGGGGCTGTGGTGATCCAGACTGTAGAGGTCATCCTCCCAGGGCATagaacagagcagagagaggtAGAGATTGGATCTAGAGGAGCAAATAGAGATTGATCAGTGTACTCAATTTCTGAACTGAAAGCTGAGAGCACTTGCTAAAAcggaaaaatcaagaaatagctGTAAAACTGTATGTCTGGGGAAAAACACAGTTTACCTTTACTCACAATACTTCTGAAACCAGATGTGTGAGATTTTTCCCACACAACTCTCCAATACCAGCTGAGTGTCCTGCAATTGAATTCAATTCTGGTACTAACTGGAGttagcacagaccccacaggttaagggctcagtcccataagacTGCTCCCCTCCTCAAGTGCCAATTACAAGTAGTAGGTCCCCAGTTACTGACACTTCTGTCTGACTTGTGTACAAATAAGAGATTCCCACAGCCCGCTTCTTGAGTTTAGTAATTTGCTGGAATGACTCACAGAACCCAGGAAAACGGCTTTACTTACTATTGctggtttattacaaaggatattttaaatgatgCAAATGCACAGTCAGATAAGAGATGCCTAGCGCAAGGTCTGAAAGGGTCTCATGCATAGGGgcttctgtccccatggagttgGGGTGTGCCACCTTCCCACCATGTAGATGTGCTCACAAACCTGGAAGCTCCCCAAGCCCCATACTTTTggaatttttatggaggcttcatcatgtaGCCACAATTGATGgttaactcaatctccagcctttctcctctcccaggaAAATGGGGGTTAGATCTaaaagttccaagcttctaatcatgacTTGGTttaccagcccccatcctgaagctatccagGGGCCCACCAAGAATTACCTCATTAGAACCAGAacactcctatcacccaggaaattccaagggattcgAGAGCTCTATGTCAGGAGCTAGGGTCAAAAGACTAAATATTAGAATAAAGATGTGCCTAGTTCTTGTCACTTAGGGAcctccaagggttttaggaactcTATGCCAGAAACCAGGGGTAGaaaccaatatatatttttatattatttcacagtatattatatataaaaataatacagcgAAAAGACTTGAAAATGATCGCTTCTGAGTGAAATGTAAGAGTTGGAAAGGAGGATGTTATTAATACGCCATAATGAACTATTTGACTATTATATTttaactcgtgtgtgtgtgtgtgtgtgtgtgtgtgtgtatgtgtacgtatTGTTTTGTGTGTCAGTCTCAGACTGTTAATAGCCAGTATTGTGG of Hippopotamus amphibius kiboko isolate mHipAmp2 chromosome X, mHipAmp2.hap2, whole genome shotgun sequence contains these proteins:
- the LOC130841558 gene encoding gastrula zinc finger protein XlCGF7.1-like, whose amino-acid sequence is MIETAYTGREGEEDSLASSGLVQHHDTHDWEEPYRSAECEEVFHTGQRGYQCSESGQACSHREEYIHLGEKAYECSDCGKGFSCNSSLRVHQRIHTGSRPFECAECGKSFGRRSHLIQHQKTHTQEKLYECNQCGKAFGRKDTLTQHQKIHSGEKPYVCSICGKAFVRKDALNDHWKIHTREKSSECDVCGKFFSHRSYVKIHKRIDSGTRPYACNECGKTYISKPHLSRHKKVHTTVKPVDEANVRNSSISPASFYTRDFPMEQDLMCSANVGEPIEDSPTLLDT